In the genome of Massilibacillus massiliensis, one region contains:
- a CDS encoding sensor histidine kinase: MGFLLDKCRQLTNLSALQIDFLNKLSATFPLVSDLSHAHLTVYAKAAEKDALVVIAQIDPHTSFSQYRPNILGSTVRAAEEPMIWRTMLTGQAIKGKREWAWGFMLDMYTFAIYDYEGTVIASVSFETNSEELRIEGYNYLLETAYTMLLNSKLPIDRELYRPLSASDGIIITDRRSKIVFANTAASSIYKVLGVGKMVGHHIFDRQITMHITKETTVSQRPYEKEVEAGNLVLVQRNIPLIKNEQLVRTVIVVSDVTELRKKEKELLIKSAVIQEIHHRVKNNLQTIASLLRLQSRRTNSEEVKAALKESVNRILSISVVHEFLSQQDAEIIDVVEVAKNILDLVIQNMLEPEFKLNTKFRGETIILPSEHASSLALVVNELIQNSIEHGFIGLKEGTIGLDITTNEDSYLIDLYDDGTGIPDDFNPQASKSLGLQIVRTLIEDDLSGTFLLYKDHGTHAKIKIPRKLEGGNNR; encoded by the coding sequence ATGGGATTTCTTTTGGATAAATGTCGACAGTTGACCAATTTATCTGCTTTACAAATTGATTTTTTAAATAAACTGAGTGCAACTTTTCCTTTGGTTTCTGATTTATCGCATGCACATTTAACCGTATACGCGAAGGCTGCGGAAAAAGATGCACTTGTTGTAATCGCACAAATTGATCCACATACTAGTTTTAGTCAATATAGGCCTAATATTCTTGGAAGTACAGTTCGTGCGGCAGAAGAGCCTATGATTTGGAGGACGATGCTTACTGGCCAAGCAATTAAAGGAAAGCGCGAATGGGCCTGGGGTTTTATGTTAGATATGTACACGTTTGCAATTTATGATTATGAAGGAACTGTAATTGCAAGTGTCAGCTTTGAAACGAATTCTGAGGAATTGCGTATCGAGGGTTATAATTATCTACTAGAGACTGCTTATACGATGCTGCTAAATTCTAAACTACCGATTGATAGAGAGCTATATCGTCCCTTATCCGCAAGTGATGGAATTATTATAACAGACAGACGTAGTAAAATTGTTTTTGCGAATACTGCTGCCAGCAGTATTTATAAAGTGCTCGGTGTTGGCAAAATGGTGGGACATCATATTTTTGACCGACAAATTACGATGCATATTACCAAGGAAACTACAGTTAGTCAAAGACCTTATGAAAAAGAAGTAGAAGCTGGAAATTTAGTTTTAGTACAAAGAAATATTCCTTTAATAAAAAACGAACAATTGGTAAGAACTGTGATTGTCGTTTCCGATGTTACAGAATTGAGAAAAAAAGAAAAAGAGTTGTTAATTAAATCGGCGGTTATCCAAGAGATTCACCATCGTGTTAAAAATAATTTGCAAACAATAGCAAGTTTATTGAGGTTACAATCAAGGCGTACGAATTCTGAAGAGGTTAAAGCGGCACTGAAAGAAAGTGTGAATCGAATTCTCAGTATTTCGGTTGTTCATGAATTTTTATCACAACAAGATGCAGAAATTATTGATGTGGTAGAAGTTGCGAAAAATATTTTAGATTTAGTGATACAGAATATGTTAGAGCCGGAGTTTAAGCTCAATACAAAATTTCGAGGAGAAACCATCATTTTACCTTCTGAACATGCGAGCAGCTTAGCTTTAGTTGTAAACGAATTGATTCAAAATTCGATTGAACATGGTTTTATTGGTTTAAAGGAAGGAACAATTGGTTTAGACATTACAACAAATGAGGATAGCTATTTAATCGATCTCTATGATGATGGAACGGGAATTCCCGATGATTTCAATCCGCAGGCTTCAAAAAGTTTAGGCCTTCAAATTGTTAGAACTTTAATTGAGGATGATCTGAGCGGAACTTTTCTATTATACAAGGATCATGGTACGCATGCGAAAATAAAGATTCCTCGTAAATTGGAGGGTGGAAATAACAGATGA
- a CDS encoding ANTAR domain-containing response regulator yields MRALRIVIADNESIIRMDLKELLEEAGHEVVGEATDGVKAIDLTRKFKPDLVIMDIKMPEMDGIAAAKVISNDKIAPVLLLTAFSQKEIVDKAKDSGVLAYLVKPVKESNLFPAIEIALSRFQEIMELEHELDNVKNSLEMRKILDRAKGILMDAYGLNESEAYRRIQQYSMAKRKTIKEVAQAIIDSVIKNK; encoded by the coding sequence ATGAGAGCTTTAAGAATTGTAATTGCTGATAACGAGTCAATTATTCGAATGGATTTAAAAGAACTTTTAGAAGAAGCCGGACATGAAGTTGTTGGTGAGGCAACGGATGGTGTCAAGGCGATTGATTTGACTCGAAAGTTTAAACCTGATTTGGTTATTATGGATATTAAGATGCCGGAAATGGATGGAATTGCTGCGGCAAAGGTTATTTCTAACGATAAAATTGCGCCAGTGCTCTTATTAACAGCCTTTAGCCAAAAAGAAATTGTTGACAAAGCTAAAGATTCTGGCGTACTTGCCTATTTAGTAAAACCAGTCAAAGAAAGCAATCTATTCCCGGCAATAGAAATTGCGTTGTCTAGATTCCAAGAAATTATGGAGCTTGAACATGAGCTTGATAACGTAAAGAATTCTTTGGAAATGCGTAAAATTCTTGATCGTGCAAAGGGCATTTTAATGGACGCCTATGGATTAAATGAAAGTGAAGCGTATCGAAGAATTCAGCAGTATAGTATGGCAAAGCGAAAGA